In one window of Mytilus trossulus isolate FHL-02 chromosome 7, PNRI_Mtr1.1.1.hap1, whole genome shotgun sequence DNA:
- the LOC134726230 gene encoding uncharacterized GMC-type oxidoreductase Mb1310-like, giving the protein MFFGEIILRNSAIASLIYVLSLILPQREVDPPGIFDKPIKKVYDYIVVGSGSAGGIVASRLSEDSKASVLLLEAGKSDLEPDDSTQIPFIWTSNFGSEKDWSYSTIPQKYSLFAYKNPVAGISGGKVLGGSSSTNALTFTRGSPEVYENWESEGATGWGYDGVLPYFKKLEDVTRTTYKGSNLRGQNGPIELNDDRNSQLGFFHRVAAKELGLPFVDCNGYNQIGYCLTQINTRDGKRCSTSNKYIRKALPRNNLQVNLRSHVTKILIRNKKAIGVEFVRNGQKHEVLARREVILSAGTIGSAHILMLSGIGPREHLQNMKIPVIADLPVGQNLKDHMFATFQYNINIPININRMKVTDPQQILNYILNKQGIYSSTGTAGQIFESLSRPKRKIPDVELSFLESAFESGAASNPAIKDVIRAELIRRANSTSFQVVLFPQSPKSTGEIRLASKNPFEYPVIDPRYLSHADDIDMFVKGVRFLRSLEQTEAWQSIGATLVRNDAPGHCDDSIFDSDNYWKCIGRHFLGSAGHIVGTCRIGSAHDSSAVVDPRLRVIGIENLRVADASVMRNIPSGHPNAPTMMIGEKAADIIKQDNGGHHRHDYKGERARNYQRRYVKYAKQHMRYH; this is encoded by the exons atgttttttggagAAATAATATTACGTAATTCGGCGATTGCATCGCTAATTTACGTTCTATCACTTATTCTTCCGCAACGAGAAGTAGATCCACCTGGAATATTCGACAAGCCTATAAAGAAGGTTTACGATTACATAGTTG ttgGTAGTGGGTCGGCTGGAGGTATAGTGGCGTCACGTTTGTCTGAAGATTCCAAAGCGTCAGTCCTTTTACTAGAAGCTGGAAAATCTGATTTAGAACCTGATGACTCAACACAAATACCGTTCATATGGACTTCTAATTTCGGCTCGGAAAAAGATTGGAGCTACAGCACAATACCACAAAAGTATTCACTTTTTGCTTATAAAAATCCG GTGGCAGGCATTAGCGGAGGAAAGGTTTTAGGAGGTTCTTCGTCAACAAATGCTTTAACTTTTACAAGAGGAAGTCCTGAAGTATATGAGAATTGGGAAAGCGAAGGGGCAACTGGTTGGGGTTATGATGGTGTTTTGCCATACTTTAAGAAGTTAGAAGATGTGACAAGAACAACGTATAAAGGTTCAA atttaagaGGACAAAATGGGCCTATAGAATTAAATGACGACAGAAATTCACAGCTAGGCTTCTTTCATCGAGTAGCAGCCAAAGAACTTGGACTTCCATTTGTAGACTGTAACGGGTATAACCAAATAG GCTACTGTCTGACTCAAATAAATACACGTGACGGAAAAAGATGCAGTACATCAAACAAGTATATACGAAAAGCCTTGCCGAGAAACAACTTACAAGTTAATTTACGATCACATGTGACAAAG ATTTTGATACGCAACAAGAAAGCTATTGGAGTAGAGTTTGTTAGGAACGGACAGAAACATGAGGTTCTTGCAAGGCGTGAAGTAATACTCTCAGCAGGTACTATTGGGTCGGCACACATACTAATGCTTTCTGGAATTGGACCTCGTGAACATCTACAAAACATGAAg ATACCAGTGATAGCTGATCTGCCAGTTGGACAGAATTTAAAAGACCATATGTTTGCGACCTTTCAATACAACATAAACATACCTATAAATATCAACAGAATGAAAGTGACTGACCCGCAACAAATCCTTAACTACATTTTAAATAAGCAAG GGATATATTCATCCACAGGGACCGCTGGGCAGATCTTTGAAAGTTTAAGTCgtccaaaaagaaaaatacctGATGTAGAGCTTTCGTTTCTAGAAAGTGCATTTGAAAGTGGGGCTGCAAGCAACCCAGCGATAAAAGATGTG ATTCGCGCAGAACTTATTAGACGCGCCAACTCAACTAGCTTCCAAGTTGTATTGTTTCCGCAATCACCGAAAAGTACTGGGGAAATAAGACTGGCTAGTAAAAACCCATTTGAATATCCTGTAATAGATCCTAGATACCTATCCCACGCAGACGACATAGACATGTTTGTAAAAG gTGTGAGATTTCTGCGATCGTTAGAACAGACTGAGGCCTGGCAATCTATTGGTGCTACTTTGGTAAGAAACGATGCACCTGGACATTGCGATGACAGTATCTTTGATTCTGATAACTACTGGAAGTGTATTGGTAGACATTTCTTAGGCTCAGCAGGTCATATTGTTGGAACATGTAGAATAGGATCAGCACATGACAGCTCTGCTGTTGTTGATCCACGTTTGAG GGTAATTGGAATCGAGAATTTGCGAGTAGCTGATGCATCTGTCATGAGAAACATACCATCTGGTCATCCAAATGCTCCAACCATGATGATCGGAGAGAAAGCAGCAGACATTATCAAACAAGATAACGGTGGTCACCACCGTCATGATTATAAAGGTGAACGTGCCAGAAATTATCAACGAAGATATGTTAAATATGCAAAACAACATATGAGATATCACTGA